TGATAGTGGCGATATGTTATAGCCCACTCGGCAGTTCCAGTTCCCTATATATTTGTCGATTCCTGAACCCACTGGGTTCGTGTCGCGAACGAAACCATCAAATGGTCGAACCACAAGTGCGGGATCAACAGAAAGATTGGCACATTGAAAAAAGAGTCAAGGGTGGACCCCGTTCGACTACTGATGGGCATTGGCATTAAGTGGAGTTTAAGACTTTATTAGATCCAAAAGAACTTACGGAAGTTTATTATTTCTGGAGTTTGTCGATTTTGAAAACTAACCCTTAATGATTTTCGAACTATATGGGGTGGAAAATTGCTTCGttgaattcaaaaataatattctacTTTTAAGACGCATAATTCCGGAATAGAGCATTCCTCAATTGCGTGCATTTACATCGTTAGAATCTCAAAAATAGCTCCCCGCTTTCCTGGGCCGCGAAAATCACCTGCTTCCCCACACGTTACCAATCAATTGACCCCAATCCGCGACGACATTGCGTCCCACGCTGGTCCACTCTATAAATACGAATGCCGTGCTGAGTacaacacacagcacacacatcTGCATCTGCGGCAACAATGCTGCAACACTTCTTCCCATCGgcaacatccacatccacatccactgtTCTGTTCTGTGTTGTTCTGTTCCACCGACGAACGGTCAAAACGCCACTGAGTGACTGCACCACACACACTACACACCACACcgcacaccaccaccaccgctaCGACCAACCCCCAGACCCCGCCCCTAAGCCCACAAGCGCAACACTGGCGCGcgcaattttcaaatttaccGCCAAACGCGCCCACAACCGTACTCACGGAACCCAAGCAGATTTTGTATGGAATTAATCAGGAAACCCACTCAACTTGTCATTTGCGGATCTAGTTTTGATCGCAGCACCACGGGAAAAGTTGCGAAATTAAGCGGATACCGCCAGCTATAGCCTCGATCGGTCTCTGAACCGATTCGAACAAAGATATTTGAGTTATAGGCGAAAATGTGTGCAACCGATTTGGCGCAAGAAGAAGCAAGCGACAATTTCTAGCCATCCAACGGACGGCAAGCTCAGTCTTGTACGAACCGTCGACGGGAGCACATATCGGTGGTTAGCAAACCAAAGGCAAACGGATATTCCATACATCAGTGGGGCCTACGAGTAAATCCTTTAGCCTGCCTGCCGTAGAGCCGCCTGATATATGGCACCTCCTATAGctacatatactatatagatACCATATTATCAGAAAATCACCGCAAAATAATATTCCTAAAAATCCAACGCTCGCTCtgggctgttgttgttgtcttctCTCTGCGCTGCCGCCATCGACTGCGGCTGTACAAATGCCGCGGCGCTTTTTTGAGTGTATTGTATGGGCCAATGGCGTgggagaaagagagcgagagagcgtcGTAACGATATCGCGGAGAGCAAGAGAGAAAGCAGAGAGAGCACCGAAAGAAAATTACTCTCGCCGCGAGAGGCAGTGCTTAAATAGACGGCCCGCAGCTGAATCGCAttcagtgtgtttgtgtgcttcgTGCGGTGCGgttctctctgtctctctctcgcCTTCCCCGAGTATTTTGCGTTGGTTTTTTGTCAACAACAAGACAACCcacaaaaccaaaccgaattGTTCTCTATATAACGCAGAAACTAAATAATTCCGGAAAAACTCAAAGAAAATCCATCAAATATGTCGGCTGCTACGGAACAACAGAACAACGGCGATGTGGCCGTGGAGAAGGTGGCGGCGGATGATGTGTCTGCTGTCAAGGACGATCTCAAGGCGAAGGCGGCCGCTGAGGATAAGGCCGCTGCTGCCGATGCCGCCGGCGACGCGGCCGACAACGGCACGTCAAAGGACGGCGAGGATGCCGCcgatgccgccgccgctgccccCGCAAAGGAATCCGTGAAAGGCACCAAAAGGCCAGCAGAAGTGAGTACTGATCTACATAGCCAGTTGTTTACGCGGTAAAACCAAAACGGGGCGGCCCCTAATGATTCACTCCAATTCAATATGCGAGTAGCACTTCTTGTTCAGGGAAAAATTCTAGAAATAGATATACACACGTTTTTCGGAACAGCGCACTCTCTCAATGGCTTACATATGCCCCCAAAAGagaaggagagagagagagcgtgTATCTCGTATAGCTAGGTTGCGCGTTTGTGTTGTTTACGATTAACCAAGATGATTGCGGGTCCGGCAATCAAAGATTATTGTTGTAAGGTTCAAATCGAGGTTAGGAGGGCCGTACTTATATAGGCGGGGAGTACAGTACAGTTAGCCAGGGCCTTTTCTTTGTGGGCTGGGATGAAGTGGGGTGGCTAATGTGTTTTTAATCAACCCATAGGTCATTATCATTGACGTGTCCcctgaaaagctgaaaagcatTACACAGCAATAGATACATTATGGCATTATGGCTATAACTCATATGCTTGGCCTTATTTATCAGTCACTTGGGGCTACGGGAATTGCaaacgcaaatgcaaatgcaaacgcAAACTGAACGCGATGCCAATGCACTCTCTCAATGAAAGCACACATTGCCGGCCGGTAAATTACTCATGTCATGTTTGCCcactttatttttggttagtatCGCCAAGAGCACGCGGTATTCGAACAAGTTTTGTGGGCCTGAAGCAGTCGCATTCCATAATCGAGTAGCACATTTcttgataaaaataaaatagttcgGACAGTAAGGCAGATAAATTGGCAAATCAAGCGCTTTTCTCAGACTCAAActcgaaataaaaatgtacagTTTAACGGGAGCgtgctctctccctctctctctctccggAGAAAGATAGATACAAatagagagcgagagcgaggcCGAACTCTCTCCCTCGTAATTTGTATACACACCGTTTTGTCTGTTTGCGTATGTGCTTACATTTatctttcacttttttccgCTCTGCTTTATGCGTATTTAGCTTAGTACATAAAACAAGACAGCTATACAGGGTGTCGCAAAAGTTAGTTAGGTTTTCTTCGGGATTCAATGGAATAATGATCAacataaatcaatcaattgatGTATGTTTGGTAGGGATTATCACTTTGTGGTACAGTAACACATTGCCTAGATTTGCAGATTAGTTTTGGAAAGTATTGACTTTGAATTTCATTGCTGGTACGTTATCTCTAGAAATGTATCTTCCCGCTAAAACACCAAAATAAGGTCCTTATCTTAATTTAGATATATTGATTACCCATTTATAACCCCAGAAAGAGAATCGATGTAACTCTAGAGCTTAGTCCCCTCCAATGCTGATACACCCTGTTCGTCTTAAGCCTCTATTGCCCTTTTCTCGAGTTCTGGGTCTCGTGACTTATGCTGTAAGCGATG
This genomic stretch from Drosophila teissieri strain GT53w chromosome 2L, Prin_Dtei_1.1, whole genome shotgun sequence harbors:
- the LOC122611601 gene encoding bacchus, which encodes MSAATEQQNNGDVAVEKVAADDVSAVKDDLKAKAAAEDKAAAADAAGDAADNGTSKDGEDAADAAAAAPAKESVKGTKRPAEAKSAESKKAKKAAAADGDSDEEEALEEIIEGDSEIESDEYDIPYDGEEDDIECDDDDDDNDDGSGSDDQA